A window of the Penaeus monodon isolate SGIC_2016 chromosome 11, NSTDA_Pmon_1, whole genome shotgun sequence genome harbors these coding sequences:
- the LOC119578941 gene encoding uncharacterized protein LOC119578941, with product MLTWLEGNCDSPRGQESNAHCQRTASMVPPAVLHLNENLPRRANPVLLGGHAFKRVQRRSESEGHTTGAGPDADETFVRYTKAYGVARNPNQSHLSHFHIYPFTPAANQCHCNNQSSDKTGLSSQTELLNNTNPMILTHQVHNHYSYGNSPIINECSLEGFYFSDLSSAYGKCHIIPGNPKGQILPANCDSKVKGEWHEPVRPYPLWKPFRPSKHPASPSPNNEESTKDSRSSSHVSRKKGSSVSREDQNVMDLVAAMKASFRQDRRKSPVYDRPLKILTDKEVKTVLKPNDYDELMGLIKLNLGTLTSNLHQHVGTDTIEGLWELYSLFVERKTHFFTKIPFFKQLCLSDKPRLLRLAVAISTHISAAQHIDVRTYTWPRSDASQANSCLPILSASTLRQIVTHEHFLAIMKFYTNYCHIYADSNVSLLTEVLSLFYDEPGLSNARSASTARSHYLALLSRYLIAVHGWQHGSDILKVIIRSQREARQLTEIHQYVEFRAQPPLQSLTDVINSLAENFVKMRVSVQDTISKRISQQQQEQKPLSCTLGAQVSLTPSERQGNEAAVFSSLLSRLATCDDPEVLAAAKHHLPTNLLLRFLHLLE from the coding sequence ATGCTGACGTGGTTGGAGGGGAACTGCGACTCCCCTCGCGGCCAGGAATCCAACGCCCACTGCCAACGAACTGCCTCCATGGTTCCCCCCGCGGTTCTGCACTTGAATGAGAACCTCCCGCGGCGAGCTAATCCTGTGCTGTTGGGAGGCCACGCCTTCAAGAGAGTGCAGCGGAGGAGCGAAAGCGAAGGGCATACAACCGGTGCCGGTCCAGATGCGGACGAAACCTTCGTTAGGTACACAAAGGCGTATGGAGTCGCTAGGAATCCAAACCAAAGCCACCTCAGCCATTTTCACATTTACCCATTTACTCCTGCAGCCAACCAGTGTCATTGCAACAATCAAAGCTCTGATAAGACAGGTCTCTCTAGTCAAACCGAATTGCTCAATAACACCAACCCTATGATTCTCACTCATCAAGTACATAACCATTACAGCTATGGAAACTCACCGATTATCAATGAATGTTCCTTAGAGGGCTTTTACTTTTCCGATCTCAGTAGCGCTTACGGCAAATGCCACATCATTCCCGGAAATCCGAAAGGCCAGATACTCCCTGCTAACTGTGACAGCAAAGTCAAGGGGGAATGGCATGAACCTGTCCGTCCATATCCATTATGGAAACCATTCCGTCCCAGCAAACACCCAGCCTCACCCAGTCCGAATAACGAAGAATCGACTAAAGATTCACGAAGTAGCAGTCATGTAAGTCGAAAGAAAGGTTCATCCGTTTCAAGAGAAGACCAAAATGTGATGGACTTGGTGGCAGCCATGAAAGCCTCCTTTCGACAAGACCGACGGAAAAGTCCTGTGTATGATCGCCCCTTAAAGATTTTGACTGACAAGGAGGTGAAGACTGTTCTTAAGCCTAATGATTACGACGAGCTCATGGGTCTCATCAAGCTGAACCTTGGCACCTTAACGTCAAATCTTCACCAGCATGTAGGCACGGATACAATCGAAGGATTATGGGAACTATACAGCCTGTTTGTAGAGCGCAAGACTCATTTTTTCACGAAGATACCGTTCTTTAAGCAGTTATGTTTGAGTGACAAGCCTCGTCTCTTGCGTCTAGCTGTAGCAATCAGCACCCACATCTCAGCTGCACAACATATAGACGTTAGGACGTACACATGGCCGCGTAGTGACGCTTCCCAAGCCAACTCCTGCTTACCAATTCTCTCGGCGTCAACGCTTCGCCAGATCGTCACACACGAGCATTTTTTGGCGATTATGAAGTTTTACACGAATTACTGTCACATCTACGCCGACTCTAACGTATCATTGTTGACAGAAGTGCTCTCCTTGTTCTACGACGAGCCAGGATTGAGTAACGCGAGGTCTGCGTCCACGGCCCGAAGCCATTACCTTGCTTTGTTGTCACGTTACCTAATAGCTGTGCATGGATGGCAGCATGGTTCCGATATTCTAAAGGTCATAATCAGGAGCCAGCGAGAAGCACGGCAACTAACAGAAATACACCAGTACGTAGAATTCCGTGCACAGCCGCCACTACAAAGCCTCACTGACGTCATCAACTCCCTAGCCGAAAACTTCGTTAAAATGCGCGTATCCGTCCAAGACACTATAAGCAAACGCATCTCCCAGCAGCAACAGGAACAGAAGCCCCTCAGCTGCACTCTTGGCGCCCAAGTTTCCCTGACGCCTTCGGAACGCCAGGGCAACGAAGCAGCCGTCTTCAGCAGCCTCTTATCAAGACTGGCTACCTGCGACGACCCCGAAGTCCTTGCCGCTGCGAAACACCATCTCCCGACGAACCTGCTGCTGCGGTTCTTGCATCTGTTAGAATAG